In Maridesulfovibrio sp., the following proteins share a genomic window:
- a CDS encoding MBL fold metallo-hydrolase — MEIKIFPLGPLETNCFVIVNGNKAIAIDPGGDPSRVLSFLKKTGVELERILNTHLHFDHTLGNKALADATGKQIYASNDDLVLMDTQVGRGGLMGYPEVPEFEFEHIGEGETELIGLECKIYSTPGHTPGSLTFHFPALKSAFVGDLIFRRSIGRTDFPYGCTEDLLTAVREKIFTLPAETELYAGHGPSTSVGDEINHNPYFSGVHI, encoded by the coding sequence TTGTTAACGGAAATAAAGCTATTGCCATCGATCCGGGGGGAGATCCCAGCCGCGTACTTTCTTTCCTGAAAAAGACCGGGGTCGAACTGGAGCGCATCCTCAATACACACCTGCACTTTGACCACACCCTTGGCAATAAAGCCCTTGCTGATGCAACCGGAAAACAGATTTATGCTTCAAATGACGACCTCGTGCTGATGGATACGCAGGTAGGCCGCGGCGGTCTCATGGGTTATCCCGAAGTTCCGGAATTCGAATTCGAGCACATCGGTGAAGGTGAAACGGAACTGATCGGTCTGGAATGTAAAATCTACTCTACACCCGGCCACACTCCGGGCAGCCTTACTTTTCATTTCCCGGCCTTGAAATCCGCTTTTGTCGGCGATTTGATTTTCCGCCGCTCCATCGGCAGGACCGACTTTCCCTATGGATGTACTGAAGATTTGCTTACTGCTGTTCGTGAAAAAATATTCACCCTTCCAGCGGAAACCGAGCTTTATGCAGGACACGGACCTTCCACTTCTGTGGGAGATGAAATAAACCACAATCCTTACTTCAGCGGCGTTCATATTTAG